In the Gossypium arboreum isolate Shixiya-1 chromosome 10, ASM2569848v2, whole genome shotgun sequence genome, one interval contains:
- the LOC108488348 gene encoding wall-associated receptor kinase-like 14 translates to MVALFSSWRNQMILCPAKLWLSITVIVLFLSSRAKSVHSEKNKCHGSCVTNNFTTPLPYPFGFSSGCPIRLRCTRSGVRIGGFHVLNVTSTYIIVGLPTKCDRQVSSINALFGENYAVSTSNNLLLQSCSKPIEAPCEIRPKFLEPSFNLNPCVSKGGNISCFAGNPGEKLLSFEEVNGTQCRFVLSSTSFVVDSARNSSISLELDRVNLEWWMKGQPDCDRNANYEPVKTGNTTVGFKCFCKDGFEGDGFRAGDGCRRVSKCNASKYMSGKCGGTTRVVVLIGGLAVGALLMGGVALLCCYIRRRTNSINKRMNAKRLIYEAAGNSSVPFYAYREIEKATNGFSDKQRLGIGAYGAVYSGKLQNVDWVAIKRFRFRDPASIDQVMNEIKLLSSVSHPNLVRLLGCCIEEGEPILVYEFMPNGTLLQHLQRDRGEGLPWTVRLTIAAETAKAIAYLHSVNPPIFHRDIKSSNILLDYNYRSKVADFGLSRLGMTESSHISTAPQGTPGYLDPQYHQYFHLSDKSDVYSFGVVLVEIITALKVVDFARQHSEVNLAALASDRIGRGCIDEIIDPFLDPHKDAWTMSSIHNVAELAFRCLAFHGDMRPSMSEVAEELEHIRLSAWVPSLSPSASSYSSSDNESEKCLSTKMGSQRLVVKQREEDHSSPVSVQEYWLSGESSPSTNSLLGNASQRE, encoded by the exons ATGGTTGCTCTGTTTTCTTCTTGGAGAAACCAAATGATATTGTGTCCAGCAAAATTATGGCTTTCAATAACAGTAATAGTTCTTTTTCTTAGCTCCCGAGCAAAATCTGTTCATTCAGAGAAGAATAAGTGCCATGGCTCTTGCGTAACCAACAATTTCACAACACCCTTGCCGTATCCATTCGGATTCTCATCGGGTTGCCCCATCCGACTCAGATGCACCCGAAGCGGTGTTAGGATCGGAGGCTTTCATGTCCTCAACGTGACTTCCACATACATCATCGTCGGCCTTCCCACCAAATGCGACCGACAGGTTTCTTCGATCAATGCTTTGTTCGGAGAAAACTACGCCGTTTCAACTTCCAACAATCTTCTGCTACAAAGCTGTTCGAAACCCATAGAAGCTCCATGTGAAATAAGGCCCAAGTTTTTAGaaccatcattcaatctcaaccCTTGTGTTTCTAAGGGCGGCAACATAAGTTGCTTCGCCGGCAATCCTGGTGAGAAGTTGTTGAGTTTCGAGGAAGTTAATGGAACGCAGTGCCGTTTCGTGCTTTCCTCGACTTCATTTGTGGTTGACTCGGCGAGGAACTCATCGATTTCTTTGGAACTCGATCGAGTTAACTTGGAATGGTGGATGAAGGGGCAGCCTGATTGTGATAGAAATGCTAATTATGAGCCTGTCAAGACTGGTAATACGACGGTGGGGTTTAAGTGCTTTTGCAAAGACGGGTTTGAAGGAGATGGCTTCCGAGCTGGCGATGGCTGCCGGAGAG TTTCTAAATGCAATGCTTCAAAATACATGTCTGGCAAATGCGGGGGAACTACAAGAGTTGTTGTTCTTATTGGAG gGCTTGCGGTTGGGGCTTTGTTGATGGGTGGGGTGGCTCTTTTATGTTGCTATATTCGAAGGCGAACTAATTCGATAAACAAACGGATGAATGCAAAGCGGCTTATATATGAAGCAGCCGGTAATTCTAGTGTTCCTTTCTATGCCTATAGAGAAATTGAAAAAGCTACAAATGGTTTCTCTGATAAACAAAGACTAGGGATTGGAGCCTATGGTGCAGTTTATTCAGGGAAACTCCAAAATGTTGATTGGGTTGCCATAAAAAGGTTCAGGTTTAGAGACCCTGCTAGCATTGATCAAGTAATGAATGAGATCAAGCTCCTTTCATCGGTCAGCCACCCGAATCTTGTTCGTCTCTTAGGTTGCTGCATTGAGGAAGGCGAACCGATCCTGGTTTATGAATTTATGCCAAATGGAACTTTATTGCAGCATCTGCAACGAGACAGGGGTGAAGGACTTCCATGGACAGTAAGGCTTACCATTGCTGCTGAAACAGCCAAAGCTATTGCTTATCTTCACTCTGTGAATCCCCCAATTTTTCATAGAGATATAAAGTCTAGCAACATACTATTGgattataattatagatcaaagGTGGCTGATTTTGGCCTTTCAAGGCTGGGGATGACAGAATCATCCCACATCTCCACTGCTCCACAAGGAACACCAGGTTATCTCGATCCGCAATACCATCAGTACTTCCATCTTTCGGATAAAAGTGATGTTTATAGTTTCGGGGTTGTTCTCGTGGAGATAATAACTGCATTGAAAGTGGTCGATTTCGCCCGGCAGCATAGCGAGGTAAACTTGGCTGCACTTGCTAGTGATAGGATAGGAAGAGGCTGCATCGATGAGATAATCGATCCTTTTCTTGACCCACACAAGGATGCTTGGACAATGTCATCAATCCATAATGTGGCTGAGCTAGCATTTAGATGCCTTGCTTTTCATGGTGACATGAGGCCTAGCATGTCGGAAGTGGCCGAAGAGCTAGAACACATCCGGCTTAGCGCCTGGGTTCCCAGCTTGTCACCATCGGCTTCCTCTTATTCATCGTCAGATAATGAgagtgaaaaatgtttaagtacaAAGATGGGAAGCCAGAGATTGGTTGTGAAGCAAAGGGAAGAAGATCATAGTTCCCCTGTTTCAGTCCAAGAGTATTGGTTAAGTGGAGAAAGTTCACCTTCAACAAACAGCTTGTTGGGTAATGCATCTCAGCGAGAATGA